A part of Amyelois transitella isolate CPQ chromosome 12, ilAmyTran1.1, whole genome shotgun sequence genomic DNA contains:
- the LOC132902325 gene encoding uncharacterized protein LOC132902325, translating into MTGHGCFGHYLYRIGKEGSEVCHECGEPDDTAQHTLADCSRWSAQRQDLVEVLGDGDLSLHNVVDRMLCSERNWVAVASFCETVILQKEAAERAREEDPNAPSHRRGRGGRRRARYRAHLLPQQDH; encoded by the coding sequence ATGACCGGGCATGGCTGCTTCGGTCATTACCTGTACCGTATTGGAAAGGAAGGGAGCGAGGTCTGCCATGAGTGTGGAGAGCCGGATGACACGGCCCAACACACTCTGGCAGACTGCTCAAGGTGGTCGGCGCAGCGGCAAGACCTGGTAGAAGTTTTGGGGGATGGCGACCTCTCGCTGCATAACGTCGTTGACAGGATGTTATGCAGCGAGAGGAACTGGGTGGCGGTTGCTTCCTTCTGTGAGACCGTCATCTTGCAGAAGGAGGCTGCTGAGAGGGCGCGGGAGGAAGATCCAAACGCGCCCTCACATAGACGTGGACGGGGTGGCAGAAGGCGAGCACGTTACCGTGCTCACCTACTCCCCCAACAGGACCACTAA